TTAAAAAAATAACATCTACTGCGGTTCCTTTACCGATTGAAGACATTGATACCGATCAGATTATTCCGGCCCGTTTCCTGAAAGCAACTACCCGCGAAGGTTTTGGCGACAACTTATTCCGCGATTGGCGTTACAATAACCAGAATAACCCAAAACCGGAGTTTGTACTGAACAATCCGCAATACAGCGGTCAGGTTTTGGTAGCCGGTAAAAACTTTGGTTGCGGTTCCAGTCGCGAACATGCCGCTTGGGCGATTAACGACTATGGCTTTAAAGTAGTTATTTCGAGCTTCTTTGCCGATATATTTAAAGGAAACGCCCTAAATA
The sequence above is a segment of the Adhaeribacter swui genome. Coding sequences within it:
- the leuD gene encoding 3-isopropylmalate dehydratase small subunit, producing the protein MEKFKKITSTAVPLPIEDIDTDQIIPARFLKATTREGFGDNLFRDWRYNNQNNPKPEFVLNNPQYSGQVLVAGKNFGCGSSREHAAWAINDYGFKVVISSFFADIFKGNALNNGLLPVQVSEEFLATVFAHIFADRNTELEVNLEEQTVRITGTDLVEKFDINQYKKTCLINGYDDIDYLLSLKDKIEAYEKTSKYLSLVDLKQEVEA